The DNA window CACGGCCGGAGCTGCTCACGACGCCGGGCCTCGGCCCCGCTGGACAGCCCTGGAGCTGGGGCGCCTACTCGTCGGCGATCCTCTCTTCGGCCATTGGCTTCATCATGTGGCCACACCTCTTCATGAAGTCCTTCACCAGCCGTGACGACGATACGCTGCGCCGGACGGTGGTGCTTTATCCCACCTTCCAGCTCTTTCTGATCCCCATCTTCCTCATCGGCTTTGCCGGTGTGCTGTACCCGACCGCGCCCGCCACGCCGGACCACATCATGCCCCACATGATCCTGGGACTGGGGCTCCCCGCGCTGGTGGTCGGGCTCTTCTGCGCGGGCGCGCTCTCCGCATCCATGTCCACGGGCGATGCCCTGCTGCACGGCATGGCTTCCATCACCGTCGAGGACGGTGTACGCCCGTTCTTCCACTTCAGCGACGCGCAGCAACGCGTGCTCATGCGCCTGCTCGTCCTGGGGCTGGGCGGGCTGGCCTACGGCCTGGCGCTGGTCCAGACGCAAACCCTGGTGCTGCTGCTACTCACAGCGTACGGGATCGTGGACCAACTGGCACCCCCGGTCTACGCCGCGCTCTACTGGCGGCGGGCGACGGTGCCGGGCGTGCTCGCCGGGCTGGCCGCGGGCTTCGCCACCACGCTCTTCTTCTTCTGGCAGAAGGAGCTGCGCCCGTTCGAGATCCACGAGGGGCTGATCGGCGTGGCGGTCAATAGTCTCATGCTCATCGTGGTCAGCCTGCTGACCCGCCCCCAGCCACCCGACCACGCCCGGACGTTCGTGGCCGCCCGACCTGAGGAGCCGCCGCGGCCGGCAGCCGCCGTCGGGGTCGCGGCATGAGCCGAGCACAGCGTGAGGCGGCAGCGCCGGCGCCGCGCGTCGCGTTCCAAGGGGAGCTGGGCG is part of the Gemmatimonadota bacterium genome and encodes:
- a CDS encoding sodium:solute symporter family protein; amino-acid sequence: MERWQLIAGIVLAYLMATLAIGLAAGRRVTASVAGYVAADRRFGLLAMYFVTGATIFSAFAFLGGPGWAYSQGAAAFYILAYGVLGIAPWYFLGPKAGRIGRQRGYVTQAQLVVGRFPSRLLSALLAGVAVAASIPYLVLQIRGAGIVVSAVTDEHVPLWLGAALAYLVVATYVLVSGVSAVAWTNVFQGVIMMLVAWTLGLYIPYRLYGGVGAMFEGIAATRPELLTTPGLGPAGQPWSWGAYSSAILSSAIGFIMWPHLFMKSFTSRDDDTLRRTVVLYPTFQLFLIPIFLIGFAGVLYPTAPATPDHIMPHMILGLGLPALVVGLFCAGALSASMSTGDALLHGMASITVEDGVRPFFHFSDAQQRVLMRLLVLGLGGLAYGLALVQTQTLVLLLLTAYGIVDQLAPPVYAALYWRRATVPGVLAGLAAGFATTLFFFWQKELRPFEIHEGLIGVAVNSLMLIVVSLLTRPQPPDHARTFVAARPEEPPRPAAAVGVAA